One Aegilops tauschii subsp. strangulata cultivar AL8/78 chromosome 2, Aet v6.0, whole genome shotgun sequence genomic window, GTGCACAACGGCTGCTTAGATTAGATCAGAATCTCTCAGTTGATTTGTAAATCCATGTTCTACAGCTCAAAGGTAGCCTCTGTAGTCCCTAGTTCCTAAATTTGCTGTTTCTTAATTAAAGTCGATGCCGAGAATTGATTTGGATAATCCAACATTGGATAGGATTAGTGTGTTGAAAACTGCACTATCAGTGCTTAATTTCGAGATGACACAAAAATCAACTTTGTAACGGTTCTGGATTGCAGTCCAATCGAACCCAAATTGCTTAGTTTGGATTAATGGTTGCTGAGGCATCACCACAACGGTGTTGTTGTTCAAGTATTTTCAAAGTTTAGCATATATTATTTCTGCGACCTTTAGCAGATTTCCATTTCGCAAGAACTAGTCTATGTTCAGGCAAGGCGAGTTTTTTATTACAACACGAAAGACGTAGATAACTTCATGTTGAACATCCTGATTTGCTTGTTTTCTTCATTTGGTAAAATGGATCATGAATAGCCGAGTAATTCGTATATGACGTGCTTTGGAGTTCAAATTAAAGGGGTGGACGgacgacccaaacggacgcggaCAAAAAGCGGACACAATCGATATCCGtttgggtcgccccattggagttgctcgaATGAGCCATCCCCTCCCCGAGCCACATCCTCCCCTTGGGTCGTCATGGCCATGTCCGCCGCCGGTGAGCGCTGCCCGCGCCCCCTCCCCGAACCACCATAGCCATGTCCGCTGCCACCGAGCGCTGCCCGTGCCACATCCTTCCTTCGGTTGCCATGTTCATGTCCGCCATCGCCGAGAGCTGCACGTGCCACATCCCCTCTGTGCGCCACCACAATCTCCCCTCTGTCATAGCGGCATCTCCCCTCTTGTCATTACTGGATCTGATATAACATTCATATAACTCCGACGTCAGATTTTTATCAATTCCGTCAAAAGTTCACTTGTTCCAAGTGATACCAGCTTCTTGGCGAACGAACAACAACAGATAGTACAACTCAACGTCAGATAAAAATGTTAATGTATATAAAAATATTTTAGGTTATACGAAAATGTACAGCGTGTATGAAAAAAAACATcaaaacatatttttgaaaaatattGCTAATAATGTATTTATAAAATGCTAAAGATGTATAAAAAGTATTCCTACATATAGAAAAATGTGCAATGTGTATGTAATATGTAGAAATGTGTATGAAATATGTATAAAAAATAGAAAAGGGGAAGAAAATAAAAAATGACTACGAAAGCAATGGAAGAAACAAAGAAACCCGCTGAGACATAAGAGAAAAGATAGccaaaaagaaaagggaaaaggaaaAGCAGAAAACCAATGGAAGCAGTGGAAAAAATGATTAAACAAGCACAGAGAAAAGAAAAGTAGTGAGTAGCTACATTACTGGGCTGGTCCAGTAGCACGACGCCTAAGACAAGACGGAACTATGTTTCCCAATGAGCGAGAAATCGCCCTGGCAGGAAAATAGCGTGATCACAAGTTAAGAGGTACCTTGCAAAGGTCTCACTTTCACCTTCTCAAGTTAACAAGTGGTGCACTGCATGTGTGCCACTAGTCGTAACTTGGGAGTTTCCCTTTTTTTTCGTAAATTtctttattcaaaatgttttattttttaaatcatgCGTTCAACTTCGGAACCGCTTTTACCATTAGATTTCTCGCGTCAAGATCTTTAAAACTAGATGTCATGTTAATAGGTGTCAGTgaactttttttcatgaaataatCGGAAGAAAATAAACCGAGCCAAAAGCACGGTTATTTTTTTCACCTTTTACCCTTTCTGAGAGACACAACTACGGAAGCAAATATGTGCCTCAACGAGAAACAAATCTATGCTTCTCGCCAAAGCAAAcaaaaaaacacattttttctctttccgagaggcacatatgttcctctcgcgaaagcaaaaaataaaaaagaaaacccGTAAATCTGTGCCTCACGCGGAAGTAAATCTGTGCCGATACGAGAAGCAAATCTGTACCTCTCACAGAAGAAACAAAACTCAATTTTTCCCTTTCCTTGttgtgcctctcgtggaagcaaattTGTGCCCCCTGTAGAAAAAAGAGCATTTTCCCCTTATTCGAGAGGCACACCTATGCCTGTTGCGAAAGCAAATCTGTGTATCCACGAGAAGCAAATTTGTGCCTCTTTGAAAGAAAAAAACACGTTTTGGCAGGAACTttttatttgaatatttttttcCAAATCCTAGGGAAAACCGGGCGTAAACCGAAAGCCGAGAATGCCTGGAAAAACAACTTAAACCAAAATTGCGTAAAACAAATCCCGAGGGGGCGCTCAACATGCGACACACGGCGGCTACTGTGAGTGCGTCAAGTGGCGCGCTCTCAGCCCACCAAAGTGACGCTTGTCGGGCTTCAGCAAAGGGCACCCTTTGATTAGTTGCTCCCCATAGATCGCATGAGCACGCAGGTCACCGGGGAAATAAGAATTACATATGTGGGCTTCCTAGGCTCGTAATTCTTTGGCCCATATCTTGTAGGCTTTTAGTTTTAAAAAAGGTTCATGTACACAAGCTCGAAATGGTTCACGAGTTCAACAAAAATTTGCAGGATTTTAAAAAGTTCACGAACTCGAAAAAGTTCATGGGTTCatattttcattttattttagaaaagttcatgaatttgaattttttttgtgaaattgaAAATGTTCACGAGTTCTACAAAACTTTGTGGGATCTAAAAAAAGTTCACGAGTTCTTAATAAGTTCGCGGAATTTGAAAAAGCCCATGAACTTGAAAACATTCATAGTTCACGACTTCCAAAAAGTTGGTGTGATTAGAAAAAAGTTTGTGAACTCAAAAAGTTTCACGAGTACAAAAAATGTTTGCAGGTTTTGAAAAAAATTCGAGCATTTAAAGAATTCATGGTTTTGAAAAatttcacaaatttgaaaagatttcaagaatttgaaaaaatgttcccaAATTAATAAAAGATCAAAACAATCTTCTATTATTTAAGAAAGGTACGCGAATATTGAAAAAGGGttaaaaaataaatgaaaaagaaaaaaaaggaaaaaggagaaCCGTGCAAATCTCAAACCTGGAAAAAACCAGAGAAAAATCACCCCAGAAAGAAACTgatggaaccttctagaaggttcttAAAAGCGGTGAGGAAAAAAACTCTACTTGGATCGGTCGAACAGGAACAAATGTTGCGAAGGAGATAAAAACATTAAATGGGCCGAGCTGCCTTGGGTGGATGATGGATAGCCTTTTCTAACTAGGCCGTGAAGAGtttctaaaaaaagaaaaaaaaaacttggCCGTGAAGAGGCCGATGAGAAGATTCTCAAAGCGGTGGCGAGTACAGAGTGGCGGGGGATCCATCACCGCCACATTGGCGgacggcggcgagcggcgcgCCCGTCCGCCCCGGCCGGTGCGGACCATGGCTGCGCGtagggaagcagcagcagctcgcTCGAGCCGGCATGCGGACTGCATGTAAGCTTCATCAATCCACTCTGAATCTGCTCTGTCCAGTTTGCAGTTCGTTACTCTGGGTCGCGTCCAAACCCCAACTTGATTGACTGATTGCCAGTGACTTTTACTCTTCTGAACTTATTGATGCGCTGCAGCGATTGGCTGCCCCTCCCCTCATATCTGTTAGGTTGCTGTGGCGTCGAAGTGTAGTGTCCACAGACCACAGGGATAAAAAGTTCAGTTTTGTTCTAAGTGTCACCTGacttcttgctgaaggaaaaacatCGGATAGTTGCAACTTAAGATAGTTCTGCCAGTTCATATGTCAACATTGGATAGCTACAAATTAAATTAAGCAAGTTTGAGTAGAAGTAGCACGTGAGTGAGACCTGCATAAACATTCAACAGGACATTAATTGGCAGCTACAAGCTGAATGGGTACGCCAGCAGGCACAATGTTGATGCCCACCGCACCAGTTATTATTACAAAGCCTCACAAATCCGCAAAGGAAacaaaagaagaaaaaacaaCAAGCATACATCACATCGAGAATTCAATACCCGTTCCAGTACTTTTAATATGCAAAGATACTCTGTAATGCAGCAATCACGGTATTGCGGCACTGACAGGCACAATGTTGATGCCCAGAGCCTGTTTCCTCTGTGCCAAAAGATCTTCGGAATTTTTTGCGAGAACAGAAGAAAGAGGCTTCAGAGGAACCCCGTGGCAGTCATGATCGACACCAGAGAAAAGCATGCTGCTCTCAAGACAGTCCATCACCTCTGAAGCCTCCAGTAATGTGGCAACGATATTGTGCTTGTCGATCACTTCGACGTATCCATCATGTTGGAGAAATCCTGTAACCATCTCACAGATGAGCTTCTGTATTGCCAGGCATGCCGGGGTGGCATATGAGTTGTCTTCCACCATCTTCTTGAGCCTCATCACAAAGTCTTCCAGCAGGCTATCTGAAGCCGGTGGCGATATTAAAACTTCTGCAAAATTATAATTGCCATTTGCAAGGATCCCCGCGACGAGTGATAACAGCTCAGCTTGGAGCCTCCTCTCCCAACACTGCTGGATGTGGTAGCTAAGTGAAGCGGAAGGCTTGTCTTGCTCACCATCACTTGGTTTTTTTGGAAAGCAACCAGCCGCCACCCCGGTTCCAAATGATATAACACAAGAGATGGCACCGTTTTCTATGCCGTTCCCAAGGCAAGAGCAAGAGTTGGCATGCCCACACCACCGCGGCGTGCTTGCGCTACTCGCTTCTGCCTGTATAGGAATTAATTCTGCAAGTACCTGCAATGATATACGCAATTTTATTTTATAACTCAAAGAAGGTAATTGCCCAAAACCTGTGGCGTGTAGTGGATTCTATAAGGAATTTGATTACTTTAATTAATTAGAAAAAAGGCATGGATGCATTCAGGCATACCTTGCGTAAGGTTGTTTCCTTATCGTAGTTTCTCAAATGCTTCAAAATGATTTCTGCGCTAATACGACAGCCCGTGTTGATCTTTATTTCCACACTATCTGTTGCACTTATTTCGCATTTGATGGTCTTAATATTGGAGTCAAGCAATTCAGTAAGACCAAGGACATCATTGTTGCCTCCTGTGAAGCTCTTGATAGCCTCTGAATCACTGGATATCCTGGCCAACGCTTCACCAGCCTTTTCTTTATGCTGGATTGCAGTTTCCTGAGCTTCTTTCATCTTTTTTTCCACACGTTCTTTTGCGGCTTGTTCGGCCATCTTCTCTCTCGCCCATGCTCCATTGGCCTTCTTAATAAGATTACTCAAACGTGATCGCATTGACGGTCTTAATGACATATTTTGTTGGATTGTAGTTGGTTGGTCGATGTTCCTTTTCTCGTGTTCCAAATAATCTCTCATCCAATCTGCGGTAAGGAAGATGTGTAGCGCCTTCTTAATAAGTTTTTCTGCAGAAGTACTTGCTGGATGGTGCAAGGTTAGTTGTGTAAGAACCTCTAGAGCTTGCGTCTGTAGCTTTATGATCCCACTTTTGCTCTTCATATCCATGTCCAGAATGGCCTCTAAGTTTTTGACTGCATTACTATTGTTCGCAATTAGTCTGTGCATCTTTATGCCAGTGCTTCCCGAAGAACTCATGAGCCGGCTCACCACTTTCAGTGATCCGTCTACCACCTTGGTCCATGCAGCGCTGCTCTTGGTATCTTGCACAAATTCGTTGGAGCTGACAGGTGCAACTATTTTTGAAAGAAGACCCTTGGTGTTGTATATCAGTGTGCAGTTATGTGTGTCGTGAGCCAGGTTCTCTAGAATTCTTAAGCCTGGCAAGACCAGATCCTCACTGTTGTGCTGCTGCTTTCTGACATACCTGCGAATCAATTGTACACGGAATTGACGCTGAAAGGACCTGGAATTAAGCAGACCCTCCAGTGTAGCAGCAACAACTCTGTCTAGCAAACTTATCCTTCTCTTCTGCTTGCTATGTCCAATTACAAAAGGCAAATGAAGAGCTTCCTGATCACCATTGTTATGACATGAGGTGTCAAAGAGGGAGGATATGCATTCTAGTGCTCCTGGAAAGTGAGTAAGGTTGATGTCAGCGGCGAGATGCTCCACAATCCTTGCTGCAAGCCATCTCATCTTCTGAATTCTTTCTCTCGGTGACCTGATCATCAGCCGTCTTATAGATAACGGCATGCCCTGATCAATCAGCATAGTTAGTACCCTTCCTCCAGCCACATAGTCCTCCGGTGATTGGGAATCTAGCAAGCTGGCACCATACGTGATCAAATTCCAGTTCATTATGGATGCGGGGTTGTGTACACACATCTGCTTGGTTTCGCGCAAGTATCCGTCAAGTAGGTCGAGGCTGAAACCATGTCGTAGCCAAAGAGAAACTACGACGACTTCATTAGCAGTGACTTCAGAGAGCATACACAATAAGCATATTGTGCCGTGAGCAAGAGATACGTAGTAGTATAAGTCCAGCGCCCGATTCAAATTTGCTTTACTTGTTTCTCCGTCGGCGATACCATAGCCTTGGTTTGCTACGCGAATCGCCGATAGCACAATGCACAGAACTGGCCCAGCAAGAGCAAAGTACACCGCTGGTAAAAATATCACGATCAGAATGATATCTATTAGCATATGTAATTTTCTTTTCAGCCATTGTCTCATACGCAACTGGGTATGCTCAAGATGATACGACTCAACATTCTGCATAAGCGAATCAAGCCAATCCTCAAAGAATGCAAAGCGAGCATCTCCCATCACGTCAAATACCCTGTGTGTTCCAATCAGAACAGGACATTAGGTCAACGGAAAATTAAGATTGGCAAACAAAAAGAATGATAGCTAACTAGGTTATCTTTAGTATTTCTTTTTGGCGGGGAAGATTATGCTTGGTATTGTGGTGGTTATAGCCATCCCGGTTGTCCAATTGTTTTTCTCATTTATTTATTTGGTTATAATCTGTTTGTGCCTACTTTTGCGGCAAATTGCACATAGCAAGTTAAATTTTGCTAATTATCAGTCGGCTTAAAATCGACGAGCTTAGAAGTTTGTTTATACCTGATCTATGAAACACACTGcatacaccccccccccccccccccccccccccgccccctgCCACGAGCGACGAGGGAAACCCTAGCTGCCGGCCCTCGACCCTCCTCGCTGCCGCCGGAGCGCGCTGACGGGCAAAGCCCACCGGCGTCGGCGGCAGCGGGGCTCTCCTCTTCTGGCTCGGTGCCGGTTGGCGCAGGCCGACGGTGTCGAGTGTTCCGTCGTGCTGGCGAGGGGCGTGGCGGCAGGGTGGCGGGCGCATGGCGTCAGCGTGGTGGGCATCGCAGGCGCGCTCGCATCCGTGGTAGGGGTCACGACATGATCTGGCTCAGCCAAATCCGCGTTCCATCGCCCATGGATGGCGCGGGGCGTCTAGCCGGTAGGTCGGGCGCGTCTGTTGCGGTGTGCGCGGAAGACATCGACCGGCTTGCTCATTGTGGCAAGGTTTGGCATGGCACCTCCCATGGTCGTCTCTGGGGGCAGGTCTCGGCCGACCGGGCTCCCTCATCCTTAG contains:
- the LOC109783543 gene encoding uncharacterized protein; the protein is MGDEFEAFSEEELRRRPEVRIINKYALTVAYIRFALKSIGALLLLWATVVLLGGFVSSLKRVDFWYLTTIAFLQAAGVFDVMGDARFAFFEDWLDSLMQNVESYHLEHTQLRMRQWLKRKLHMLIDIILIVIFLPAVYFALAGPVLCIVLSAIRVANQGYGIADGETSKANLNRALDLYYYVSLAHGTICLLCMLSEVTANEVVVVSLWLRHGFSLDLLDGYLRETKQMCVHNPASIMNWNLITYGASLLDSQSPEDYVAGGRVLTMLIDQGMPLSIRRLMIRSPRERIQKMRWLAARIVEHLAADINLTHFPGALECISSLFDTSCHNNGDQEALHLPFVIGHSKQKRRISLLDRVVAATLEGLLNSRSFQRQFRVQLIRRYVRKQQHNSEDLVLPGLRILENLAHDTHNCTLIYNTKGLLSKIVAPVSSNEFVQDTKSSAAWTKVVDGSLKVVSRLMSSSGSTGIKMHRLIANNSNAVKNLEAILDMDMKSKSGIIKLQTQALEVLTQLTLHHPASTSAEKLIKKALHIFLTADWMRDYLEHEKRNIDQPTTIQQNMSLRPSMRSRLSNLIKKANGAWAREKMAEQAAKERVEKKMKEAQETAIQHKEKAGEALARISSDSEAIKSFTGGNNDVLGLTELLDSNIKTIKCEISATDSVEIKINTGCRISAEIILKHLRNYDKETTLRKVLAELIPIQAEASSASTPRWCGHANSCSCLGNGIENGAISCVISFGTGVAAGCFPKKPSDGEQDKPSASLSYHIQQCWERRLQAELLSLVAGILANGNYNFAEVLISPPASDSLLEDFVMRLKKMVEDNSYATPACLAIQKLICEMVTGFLQHDGYVEVIDKHNIVATLLEASEVMDCLESSMLFSGVDHDCHGVPLKPLSSVLAKNSEDLLAQRKQALGINIVPVSAAIP